Part of the Desulfurobacteriaceae bacterium genome is shown below.
ATCTTTTCTTTTTCGTCTGGAACAACAACATAACCAATAACTTTCGCCTTAAAGCTTTCTAAAATTTCCTTTGCAAGAGGACCGCTTTTGTCTTCCCTTTTTCCTTCATAAGCACTATCACTAACAGTAACGACAGCGGCTTTTAGGTTTGATAAGTCTTCTGACCAATCGGATTTTCCACCACTCTTTGAAATAACTTTAACGTCTTCAATAACCATATTTTTGTCAAAAGCTTTGCACATATCGAAAATGTTTAAAAGTGCCATCATAACTGCATTCATAGCTTCAACTTCGTAACCCGTTCTCCAGATACCTCTAACTTCGGCTTCTACTTCTATGTAGTTCTCCCCAACGTTGGTTTTAACCTCTATGTGATCAATCGGAATCGGATGGCAGAAAGGCATAATGTCAGCTGTTTTCTTAGCCCCTATAATTCCGGCAATTTGGGAAGCTGCAAGAACATCTCCTTTTGGAATTTCCTTGCTTAAAATCTTTCTTATAGTTTCCGGAGAGAGTCTAATCTTGCCGACCGCTTTTGCAGTTCTTAGGTTGTCAAACTTTGTTGTGATATCTACTGTTTTCATTACCGTTCCTCCTTGTTATATTTCCAATCTGGATTAATATCATATAAAAACTCCAACTAAACGTGGAGGAAATTGTGTACACAGCATTAGAAGAAAAAGAATTACAGAAACTTACAGATAAACTTCTTAAAGAACTTGAAGGAAAGGATGAAAAGTGGTTTGAAACTCTCTCCGAGGACAAAGCAAGGAAATTAGCGGAAGATTTAAGGAAGGTAATAAGGTATCACGATTATAAATATTACGTTCTAACAAGTCCTGTTATTTCAGATTGTCAGTACGACAAACTTTTTCACGCCCTTGAAAAGCTTGAAAATGCCCATCCTGAAGTAATTACCCAAGACTCTCCAACTCAAAGAATCGCTCCAGCATTTACAGGAGAATTTGAAAAAGTTAAACATCTTGCTGAAATGACTTCCTTAGAAAACACCTACTCACCAGAAGATTTAAGGGAGTGGGATAGAAAAGTAAAAGAGCTACTTGGAAAAGATGAAGTTGAATACATCGTAGAGCCAAAGTTTGATGGAGCAAGCGTTGAGCTTGTTTATGAAGATAACCTTTTGGTAAGGGGATCAACTCGTGGTGATGGAGTTCTTGGGGAAGATATTACTATGAACATAAAAACAATAAGAACAATTCCTTTAAGAGCTCCATTTTCAAAGTTTGGTATAAAAAAGGTCTCTGTTCGCTGTGAAGTTATAATGCCAAAAAGCGTTTTTGAAAAACTTAACAAAGAAAGGGAAGAAAAAGGACTACCCCTTTTTGCAAACCCAAGAAACGCAGCAGCAGGAACGCTTCGCCTTAAAGACCCTTCTGAAGTTGCCAAGAGAAACTTAGACTGCTTTGCTTATCAAATCCTCTTTTCTAGTCCAAAAAATTTATGTGACGATATAAAAACCCAAAAAGAGGCTTTAGAAATATTAAAAGAGACAGGTTTTAAAACTCCACACATTCAAAAAGTCTGTAAAAATATTGATGAGGTTATAGAAACTGTCCTCAAAGCACAGGAAGAAAGAGAAACTTGGGATTTTGAAGCTGATGGAATGGTTGTAAAGGTAAACGACATATGTACTTGGAAAATTTTAGGTGAAACTATGCATCATCCTCGCTGGGCTGTTGCTTACAAATTTCCGGCAAAACAAGCAGTAACGAAACTTTTAGACGTTATCTGGCAGGTTGGAAGAACGGGAGCTCTTACTCCAGTTGCTGTTCTTGAACTGGTAGAAGTTGGAGGTGTAATAGTTTCAAGGGCATCCCTTTTTAATCCAGACTTTATAAAGCAGAAGGACATAAAAATTGGAGACTACGTAATCGTTGAAAGAGCAGGAGAAACAAT
Proteins encoded:
- the moaCB gene encoding bifunctional molybdenum cofactor biosynthesis protein MoaC/MoaB, producing MKTVDITTKFDNLRTAKAVGKIRLSPETIRKILSKEIPKGDVLAASQIAGIIGAKKTADIMPFCHPIPIDHIEVKTNVGENYIEVEAEVRGIWRTGYEVEAMNAVMMALLNIFDMCKAFDKNMVIEDVKVISKSGGKSDWSEDLSNLKAAVVTVSDSAYEGKREDKSGPLAKEILESFKAKVIGYVVVPDEKEKIKEAIKNFEKEGANVIITTGGTGFSKRDVTPEATEDLLQKEMVGFSEAMRILGVRFTPKALMSRAKVGFLNEDCIVINLPGSSKAVKQNLEMFLPLVKHALKMAKGEGH
- the ligA gene encoding NAD-dependent DNA ligase LigA — translated: MYTALEEKELQKLTDKLLKELEGKDEKWFETLSEDKARKLAEDLRKVIRYHDYKYYVLTSPVISDCQYDKLFHALEKLENAHPEVITQDSPTQRIAPAFTGEFEKVKHLAEMTSLENTYSPEDLREWDRKVKELLGKDEVEYIVEPKFDGASVELVYEDNLLVRGSTRGDGVLGEDITMNIKTIRTIPLRAPFSKFGIKKVSVRCEVIMPKSVFEKLNKEREEKGLPLFANPRNAAAGTLRLKDPSEVAKRNLDCFAYQILFSSPKNLCDDIKTQKEALEILKETGFKTPHIQKVCKNIDEVIETVLKAQEERETWDFEADGMVVKVNDICTWKILGETMHHPRWAVAYKFPAKQAVTKLLDVIWQVGRTGALTPVAVLELVEVGGVIVSRASLFNPDFIKQKDIKIGDYVIVERAGETIPYIVAPIVERREEDVKDVEVPTKCPVCGAPIVKELDEAVPRCPNINCPAQLKEHLIYWGKVLDIKGLGEATASLLTKKGLVKSIADLYYLNELFLMSLPGWGYKKTENLLKQIEKSKEAPFWKKITALGIRHVGEKTAQVLASEFKDIEELKNAPFERLASLSGIGTIVATSIKNFFKAEQNIETIKKLEKAGFKFKRTKEEEKEVSLPQPLKGQKVVFTGELKNFKRKEAQEIIKLLGGNPTNSVSKTTSFVVVGENPGSKFEKAQKLGVKILNEEEFINLLKEFAKDNPELRRILENKGINV